The Oncorhynchus kisutch isolate 150728-3 unplaced genomic scaffold, Okis_V2 scaffold2753, whole genome shotgun sequence DNA segment gctTCAGcccaagtgtatgtaatcttccgacaactgtatatatctatcctgtgtgtgtgtgtgtgtgtgtgtgtgtgtgtgtgtgtgtgtgtgtggatgcacacgcacagttgaagtcggaactaaaactagtttttttcacattcttaaaataaagtggtgatcctaactgacctaagagagggaattttttaaagaggattaaatgtcaggaattgtgaaaaactgagtttaaatgtatttggctaaggtgtacgtaagaAGTAATAGTGTAtaataatagtgtagacatcaaaactatgtagtagcacacatggaatcatgtagtaaccaacaactATAAAaatgtaaagctgtcatcaaggcagaaggtggctactttgaagaatctcaaatataaaatatattttgattagtttaaaAAGGTTTTGACAGGAtcccgtatgtgttatttcatagttttgatatctttaccattattctacaatgtagaaaatagtatagaaaatagtaaattaagaaaaacccttgaaaaaTAAGAATGTCCAAACATTTGAGTGGtactgtcgctctctctctcgttaataTAAATGCTTACCCCATACATCTCATCTAGATGACTAGTGTACACAGTACTGTGTATGACCTCAtccatcctctttctctccctcttcctgtctTTCTCACTTGTCTCCCCCTATCCATCCCCCAAaactccccctttctcttttaaTCTGCCTCTCCCCTTCCTTCCACTTCCTgtcttcttcccctccctccctccacagttGGCAGCCCATCATGAAGTTCATTAATGCCCAGTATGAGCAGTACCTTCAGGAGGAGATCAACatcaacaggaagaagaggattCCAGACTCAAGGGTTCACTGCTGTATTTACTTCATACCCCCTACTGGACACTGGTGAGGCAggcatgcgtacacacacacacacacacacacactttacacttTCCTTGTGAAGGGTATGAATGTGTGGAATGTTTCAGGTGAATGTTTAGATATGGCTGGGAGAGTGTCAAGTTGATTATTAGCTAAACTTCATTCTTTGGATTTTCCACCTTTTATCGTCCTATACAGTTGTCACGCCTTTTGAGTGATCAAAAATGGCATGTAATCAATCACAATAAttgtcatacacacacatgcacagtgtCAGTGCAACAGTGCTGCTGCCCCCTGCTGGCCCTGAACAGTAGAGAATATGCAACTGTGAGAtttaaaaaggagagagagagtgatttatgTTAGATAAACAGTGAGTCATAGGGAGAGTCCTACTCAAATAGCCCTGAATCATCAGAACAGAaaacagaggaggaggacacCGTGAGTTTGGCATGACTTTATGATACACATTAGTTATAACAACAGTCTAATGCCCCGTGCTCTGCCATTCAAATATCAGATATGATGTCCAACGTCATACTGTGCTCTTCTGTGTAACATATACAGCCTATGTATGGGCCAGATTCCCGGACAGAATGGCGATTCTCTGAGTACGTGTTTTAGTCTCGGAGTGTCTGTCTGAACATACAGCTCATGTTCTACTACCCCTCACCACCGTTCTGGATTGACCTGTAGTGGATCCTCCTCTGCTCCTGCAGCTCAGAGGGACACACAGATGTGGAAACACTTACTCTTCCAGACCCCCATCCATTTCCTGTTTCACAGGCAGCGAGTTGCAACATGTCCCATAACACCCGTTTTCCATGACTGGAAAAAATGTCTTTCTCGCTGTCTTTCGCCAGGACTTGAAACAAACGCCTGTGTTTGCCTCCCTGCTCCAAGTTTCTGTCTCTGGTGTTTCTGCTGCTCAAACATCTGGGCCTGATTTGAGATTCATATAGAGctacccccccccaaaataatgtTGCTACGGTATACAGCTATTAACCTTTAATATAATTTTCCTCCTCTGCATCTACCCCATGATGGTTCTACGCTTTGTTGCAATGGTCTGGGGTCCAGTGCTGTGGTGGACTGCTGGCTTTGCCCTCATTTCTGTGGTCGTGATGTACAAGAGCGAGAGCCTTAACATATTGTTCCCCCCCCTCCGATATAGCCTGAGCAGCGTTTCATGTTCTTCCAGCGTTGTGGATGTCTGTCACATGTCCAACAACTGTTCTAGTCTAATGTTTAATACTCTAATGGGAGCGATATGAGAACAGAGgttgtgtgtcgtgtgtgtgtgtgtgtgtatgtatgcacatGCTCATCTGTGTGACCCAAAGGTCTTTATCAACAATGGGCAGTTGTTTATAGTGCAGTGATCTGAGCCAGCGTCAGCTGCACAAACCACAGACGGATGAGTTTCACACTTATGGAAGACTGGGTTTCTCCAACCAACTGCTCTATGGAGGATAAGGCTCAGCTCAGTGTGGTTTAATTGACAGTGACAGACACGCACTGACTGATGTGGGTATCAGATATACAGTAGGTTTAGCTTGTACATAGAGTATGCATGTgaatctacagtactgtatgtctgCTTGTCGCCCTCAGACAGCTGCGCTATGGGTATATTTCTTGGAGGATACCGCCCTCTGGTGGTTCTAGGATGTATCACACTGTCGACCCAAATAAACACTAAAACGTTGAACAAGAACTATAGAACAGACCTGGGTTCTAATACTATTTGAGATCATTTATAATACCTTTGCCAGGCTTGATTGAGCTAGACTGTTGCAACGGAACCAATAAAGTCCCAAAAGTGAAAACCCTGGCGCTTCAGTCAGGCTAAAGCAAATACTCAAAGTATTTGAGACATTTTgaatagtgtttgaacccaggtctgctataGCTACAGGTGAAATGAAGcccctctctcaacccctcccttctctctcccacttccAGTCTGCGACCTCTGGATGTGGAGTTTATGAGGCGTCTCAGTAAGGTGGTCAATATTGTTCCTGTCATTGCCAAGGCAGACACGCTCACCCTGGAGGAGAGGGACTTCTTTAAACAGAaggtgagctctctctctctcttcttccatcttTATCTCCAATTCCTCTTTTTCTGTTgcatgctgtctctctctctctcgctctcgcatattttgtgttttccgcagcaacaggaaatgtttcTTAAGTTGTTTGGCAACTGCCGCCCTTTCGGTCACTGTCCAATGAGAGAACCCTGAGGATGTTTTGTGTGTATAGAGTACTTGTGAGGTCAGGACCTATAAAGCCAGGCTCTGGATTGGAGAGGagttctgtctctccctcttctgtctctccctcttctgtctctccctccttttctgtctctccctccttttctgtctctccctcttctctctccctccttttctgtctctccctcttttgtctctccctccttttctgtctttctctccttttctgtctctctccctctcgcccaaTTTTGAATTGGCTAGAGGTAAGTTCTGTCCAACTTCTCccgtctccttccctcccctccttccttccccctctccccttacTGCTGATGTGGTCACAGTGGACTCCATTACATCACTTCCTCCTATGTGGTGTGGATCTGAAACGTAAAAAAATAATTTGATCACAGACCCCAAGAGGGAAagtagtagtagatgcagcagtagtagtagatgtagtagatgcagtagatgcagcagtagtagtagtagtagatgcagcagtagtagtagtagtagatgcagcagtagtagtagtagatgcagcagtagtagtagtagatgcagcagtagtagtagtagatgtagtagatgcagtagtagtagatgcagtagtagtagtagtagtagtagatgcagcagtagtagtagtagatgcagcagtagtagatgtagtagtagatgtagtagtagatgcagtagtagtagatgtagtagtagatgcagcagtagtagtagatgtagtagtagatttagaagtagtattagaagtagaggaatggcaggttgttgtattagtagtagatgtagtattagaagtaggggaatggcaggttgttgtagtagtattagtagtagatgcagcagtagtattagaagtaggggaatggcaggttgttgtattagtagtagatgtagtattagaagtaggggaatggcaggttgttgtagtagtattagtagtagatgcagcagtagtattagaagtaggggaatggcaggttgttgtattagtagtagatgtagtattagaagtaggggaatggcaggttgttgtagtagtattagtagtagatgcagcagtagtattagaagtaggggaatggcaggttgttgtattagtagtagatgcagcagtagtattagaagtaggggaatggcaggttgttgtattagtagtagatgcagcagtagtattagatgtaggggaatggcaggttgttgtagtagtattagtagtagatgcagcagtagtattagaagtaggggaatggcaggttgttgaattagtagtagatgcagcagtagtattagatgtaggggaatggcaggttattgtattagtagtagatgcagcagtagtattagatgtaggggaatggcaggttgttgtattagtagtagatgcagcagtagtattagaagtaggggaatggcaggttgttgtagtagtattagtagtagatgcagcagtagtattagaagtaggggaatggcaggttgttgtagtagtattagtagtagatgcagtagtattagaagtaggggaatggcaggttgttgtattagtagtagatgcagcagtagtattagatataggggaatggcaggttgttgtattagtagtagatgcagcagtagtattagatgtaggggaatggcaggttgttgtagtagtattagtagtagatgcagcagtagtattagatgtaggggaatggcaggttgttgtagtagtattagtagtagatgcagcagtagtattagatgtaggggaatggcaggttgttgtagtagtattagtagtagatgcagcagtagtattagatgtaggggaatggcaggttgttgtagtagtattagtagtagatgcagcagcagtagtattagaagtaggggaatggcaggttgttgtagtagtattagtagtagatgcagcagtagtattagatgtaggggaatggcaggttgttgtattagtagtagatgcagcagtagtattagaagtaggggaatggcaggttgttgtattagtagtagatgcagcagtagtattagaagtaggggatggcaggttgttgtattagtagtagatgcagcagtagtattagatgtaggggaatggcaggttgttgtagtagtattagtagtagatgcagcagtagtattagatgtaggggaatggcaggttgttgtagtagtattagtagtagatgcagcagtagtattagaagtaggggaatggcaggttgttgtattagtagtagatgcagcagtagtattagatgtaggggaatggcaggttgttgtattagtagtagatgcagcagtagtattagatgtaggggaatggcaggttgttgtagtagtagatgtagtattagatgtaggggaatggcaggttgttgtagtagatgcagcagtagtattagaagtaggggaatggcaggttgttgtagtagtatttagtagtagatgcagcagtagtattagatgtaggggaatggcaggttgttgtattagtagtagatgcagcagtagtattagaagtaggggaatggcaggttgttgtagtagtattagtagtagatgcagcagtagtattagatgtaggggaatggcaggttattgtattagtagtagatgcagcagtagtattagatgtaggggaatggcaggttgttgtagtagtattagtagtagatgcagcagtagtattagaagtaggggaatggcaggttgttgtagtagtattagtagtagatgcagcagtagtattagaagtaggggaatggcaggttgttgaattagtagtagatgcagcagtagtattagatgtaggggaatggcaggttattgtattagtagtagatgcagcagtagtattagatgtaggggaatggcaggttgttgtattagtagtagatgcagcagtagtattagaagtaggggaatggcaggttgttgtagtagtattagtagtagatgcagcagtagtattagaagtaggggaatggcaggttgttgtagtagtattagtagtagatgcagtagtattagaagtaggggaatggcaggttgttgtattagtagtagatgcagcagtagtattagatgtaggggaatggcaggttgttgtagtagtattagtagtagatgcagcagtagtattagatgtaggggaatggcaggttgttgtagtagtattagtagtagatgcagcagtagtattagatgtaggggaatggcaggttgttgtagtagtattagtagtagatgcagcagtagtattagatgtaggggaatggcaggttgttgtattagtagtagatgcagcagtagtattagaagtaggggaatggcaggttgttgtattagtagtagatgcagcagtagtattagaagtaggggaatggcaggttgttgtagtagtattagtagtagatgtagtattagaagtaggggaatggcaggttgttgtatttgtattagtagtagatgtagtattagaagtaggggaatggcaggttgttgtagtagtattagtagtagatgcagcagtagtattagatgtaggggaatggcaggttgttgtattagtagtagatgcagcagtagtattagaagtaggggaatggcaggttgttgtagtagtattagtagtagatgcagcagtagtattagatgtaggggaatggcaggttgttgtattagtagtagatgcagcagtagtattagaagtaggggaatggcaggttgttgtaGTAGAAAAAGTAGTAAAAAGGCAGGCATTCATTTCAAGGCAATTATAGCAGCCATGCTCACAGATCCCCACCAGTGTCCCTCTCATTAGGGAAGCTCTGTACAAACGGATAGAAAAAGTTTAacgtgtgtgtgagggggtggtgtgtttgtgtgtgtgtgcttgtctgttTGTAAACGTGTACACGGACAGTGATGGGCCGTTGGTTTCAACAGAACATTTGGGGGGAGATTAGTGAAGGGATTTACATTAACACCACCTAAATCTGTGGGTAACGCAGTGTGCAGATGGTCTCGATTTCTCACAAAATACTGTTATGTATCCAAAGGATTTGTCAGACATGTCTGGCTAATTGCGGTTGTTAGGCTTTTGCTTGTGTGTTCCCATAACCTTTTTAATTCATGTATTCAAGTCTCTGCAAGGGTGTATAATGCATTTGTCGTGTTTCTCAACCTTTTTTTACAGCAGGGACCAGCAGGCTAGGTGTTTTATTCTAAGGCCGCTGACGACAAAACTATCACTGTAGAACTGATTAAATGAGAGTCACTTAACCTGCTCAGGGACCAGCAAGCAGCATCCCATGGACTGGGGCTTTTCCACGGTGGAGGATGAGAAACACACTCCACCCTAGTTACAGAGCTACCCTAACCTCTCCCCTCTTCATGGAGGTCACTCCCCTAACCCTGCTCCTTCAGCTCCAGAAGGAAGCCATCTGTGTGGGGAGGCTGTGTTACCAGGCCAGTCTCACACTCACTTCTCACCCAGAACTGTTGTTGTGTCCCCAGATCAGGGAAGAGCTACGGGCCAATGGGATCGACGTGTACCCCCAGAAGGAGTTTGACGAGGACGCAGAGGACCGGATGATTAATGACAAGATCAGGGTGATTTGAGTTGACACATCTGTCCACAACTTTACCCACTTGCCCCTAGCCATAAGCCCTCACATTACCGCTTATAGCTCCACTCACCTGTGCTACGTCCCTGTTGATCCATGTTGATAACCTGGTTTAATTACACTTAGGTCCCTGTTGATCCATGTTGATAACCTGGTTAAATTACACTTAGGTCCCTGTTGATCCATGTTGATAACCTGGTTAAATTACACTTAGGTCCCTGTTGATCCATGTTGATAACCTGGTTAAATTACACTTAGGTCCCTGTTGATCCATGTTGATAACCTGGTTTAATTACACTTAGGTCCCTGTTGATCCATGTTgataacctggttaaatacaCTTAGGTCCCTGTTGATCCATGTTgataacctggttaaatacaCTTAGGTCCCTGTTGATCCATGTTgataacctggttaaatacaCTTAGGTCCCTGTTGATCCATGTTGATAACCTGGTTAAATTACACTTAGGTCCCTGTTGATCCATGTTgataacctggttaaatacaCTTAGGTCCCTGTTGATCCATGTTgataacctggttaaatacaCTGAGGTCCCTGTTGATCCATGTTgataacctggttaaatacaCTTAGGTCCCTGTTGATCCATGTTgataacctggttaaatacaCTTAGGTCCCTGTTGATCCATGTTGAAAACCTGGTTTAATTACAGTTAGGTCCCTCTGctgcaatatacagtggggcaaaaaagtatttagtcagccaccaattgtgcaagttctcccacttaaaaagatgagagaggcctgcaatgttcatcataggtacacttcaactatgacagacaaaatgagaaataaaatccagaaaatcacattgtaggatttttaatgaatttatttgcaaattatggtggaaaataagtattgcaATCAAATGTCAGTTTATTTGACTCTTCATGGTATGTCTCTTTGTTCCTCCTGTCTCTGTTCTTTCTGTCCTGTAGGAGATGATCCCGTTTGCTGTGGTGGGCAGCGACCAGGAGTACCAGGTCAACGGCAGGAGGCTTCTGGGAAGAAAGACAAAGTGGGGAACCATAGAAGGTAGATGGCCTCCTGCTTCTCTTCTTTCTCCATCTTCTCATTTTTGCTTTAGCACTTTGTCTTTTTATCTTTGAGCAGTAGTCTCTCTCCTTAACAGTATGAAGGCTAACGTTATGCTCTTTTAGTTTTCCTTTCCTGATTAATGTACACCAGCCAGTTCAGACTAAACAAGACAGAGGAGATGAGCGGAAGGAGTTGAGGGTGGAGGGGCAGTGTGGCACCTCTCTGTTTTGAACTGTACTTCTTTGTGGcatgattttttattaatttttttgcaATGTAAAAATGTGAATAAAACCGATCAAAGTTCATTTGAGTTCCCTCTTCGTTAGTTCTGCTGCCTACTATACCATTAGAAGGCCTGTACTTTAGCCACAGAGGATGAaaagcttatttttttaaatgcctcgCTGTGGATTGTGCgtagaccaataacaaagcatAACGTACAGTTGGGAAGACGCTGCCAATCTAAGTGAATAAACAGCATGCAGACAAAACAAGCCTTCTGCAAAAACACAGGTTGGAATGCAAATGGCTCCTGCTAAAAAGAGCAGACTCTAATCTGTCCaagtaaaacaagagagagaggcgTGGCTTTTGGCACCAGTGCATCGGCCATCACCAGTGAGTGATCTgtgcatcattgggtgagtcgcTGAAACTGTAAATaatttttaggactataatttcctcctcatatcgGACAATATGTGTCTCCACAGACCTAGGCCTGAGCTATTGATTTTTATTGCTATCAGATTCTCAGTTAGTCACTGTCAAAGTACAGCCTGTCATTTCTATCATTTGTGCGGTGTTAAAAAAGATTCAGCTATGTAAATTGATATGGAATTGCGTGAAATATGTTTCTAAAAGGGCATATTTTTCCCGGACCCGATGCTACTCAACATTCCCCCTATGTTTGCAACTTCTGTAAGTGCATCTACTAtactgctctatgccactacacagatacaatacgaTGATATGCATTCAATGCCTTATAATAAAGgttacaaaaatatatatcatgTGTTCTGatacctcagagctccccaggtcaGCCCCTTCTCACTCTCACTTTTTGTTCCCACACCTCCCGATTTACAAAGGAAGCTTTGGGGAGGGGGAGGACTGGTCCTCAGATGATTTCACTCATCCccaacccagacagacagagagacacagactgtGTCATACAGCTGGCTGAGACTACCGCTCTACAATGTGTCTGTGTGGAAGAGGGAGGCAGAGCATGTAACACCTCTCTACAGAGGCTGTAGTGTGTACAGGCCTCTGGTCTCATAGtgacagaggggtggaggggaggctACAGGTCAGATCTATCTGTCCCCAATGAAAGTGCCACTCATTGGATTGGTGGTGTGTTGTCTGAGGGGTTCCACTGTGCTCCACTCACACACCCCTGGTTACCTGGTTAGCATCGGTCTGAACCAGAGGTCAACAACTAGATACACCCCTGATCCTAAAACTCAGTGGGGGTTGTTGTCTGGGGGCTTTTATTGGACAGATACTTCTAGAACCATAGATGTTCActtgtctctctcagtagtagaTGTGATTTCCAGCATCACTACCAGTACTATATGCAAACCATTTCAAAATGTCATCACACACTTCAAATGATCTCATTTCAACCATGTATTTAATTACATCACCATCAGACTGAGACAGGTGACTACTTCTCCACTTCTATTAAAACCTCCCTAAAGGAAACCTTCATTTCCTGCAAAGGAAGCCGAGAGTGTCTGCAGTGGCAGGTTCTGATGTTGGCCCATAGACCTGTGATATTATCTAGAATTCAGACACGCATCATCCAGTGGCCGGCGGCGTCTGACTGtctagtcagacagacaggattTGTTCAGCCGTCAGTATTaactagttctctctctccactgttttcacgagttctctctctctctctccactgttttcacgagttctctctctctctctccactgttttcactagttctctctctctctccaatgttTTCACtagttctcactctctctccactgttttcactagttctctctctctccactgtttgcactcattctctctctctctctctctctctctctctctctctctctctctctctccactgttttcacgagttctctctctctctctctactgttttcacgagttctctctctctctctccactgttttcacgagttctctctctctctctccactgttttcacgagttctctctctctctctccactgttttcactagttctcactctctctccactgttttcactagttctcactctctctccactgttttcactagttctctctctctccactgttttcACTAGTTCTCACTCTCTCCACTGTTTtcactagttctctctctctccactgtttgcactcattctctctctctctctctctctctctctctctctccactgttttcactccttctttctctctctctctctccactgttttcactagttctctctctctctctttctccactgttttccacttgttctctctctctctctctctccactgttttcactagttctctctctctccactgttttcactagttctctctctctctccactgtttcactagtctctctctctctccactgttttcactagttctctctctctctccactgttttcactagtttctctctctcccactgttctCACTAGTTCTatgtagtggggtagtggagaaCTGCATcagtgtgtgttggtgtctgaTTTGACCTCGTGAGGTGCTTACCatgtgtcttctctctcttccttctggctagttgagaacattgCTCATTGTGAGTTTGCCTATTTGCGGGATCTACTGATTAGGTTAAATATCTacgtgtgtgttgtatgtgaatGGTTGTGTGAGTATGATAATGTGTTTCTGAACAATGTGtctttgtcagtgtgtgtgtgtgtgtgtgtgtgtgtgtgtgtggtgtgtgtggtgtgtgtgtgtgtgtgtatgtttgtctgtaAATCAGTCTGTGTGTCATTATCATTACAACCCCTTATATTGACCCTCAGCTGATGTCTAACTATCTCTCTGTTGACCTCAGCTGATGTCTAACTATCTCTCTGTTGACCTCAGCTGATGTCTAACTATCTCTCTGTGGACCTCAGCTGATGTCTAACTATCTCTCTGTGGACCTCAGCTGATGTCTAACTATCTCTCTGTGGACCTCAGCTGATGTCTAACTATCTCTCTGTGGACCTCAGCTGATGTCTAACTATCTCTCTGTGGACCTCAGCTGATGTCTAACTATCTCTCTGTGGACCTCAGCTGATGTCTAACTATCTCTCTGTGGACCTCAGCTGATGTCTaactagccccatctctcccctgtcAGGACCCACATGGAGAACATCAAGGACATCACCAGCAAGCATCCACTATGAGGTGTACCGCGTCCGCCGCCTCAATGAAAACAACACCGCCGTCGCCCATGCCAACGGCCTCCCCCAACACCACATGACCTCCCATGAGATGTAGAGCCCTGCCCACCGTGTCCCATGAGCCCTCGCTTCCCTCCGAAGCAGCTTCGATCCTTCCAACCCGtgatccttccatccctctctcccctccactcacTCTCA contains these protein-coding regions:
- the LOC116370817 gene encoding LOW QUALITY PROTEIN: septin-9-like (The sequence of the model RefSeq protein was modified relative to this genomic sequence to represent the inferred CDS: deleted 1 base in 1 codon) — encoded protein: KQINIMVVGQSGLGKSTLMNTLFKSKVSRKSVQATSQEKIPKTIHIKSVSHDIEEKGVRMKLTVIDTPGFGDQINNENCWQPIMKFINAQYEQYLQEEININRKKRIPDSRVHCCIYFIPPTGHCLRPLDVEFMRRLSKVVNIVPVIAKADTLTLEERDFFKQKIREELRANGIDVYPQKEFDEDAEDRMINDKIREMIPFAVVGSDQEYQVNGRRLLGRKTKWGTIEVENIAHCEFAYLRDLLIRTHMENIKDITSSIHYEVYRVRRLNENNTAVAHANGLPQHHMTSHEM